A stretch of Streptococcus chenjunshii DNA encodes these proteins:
- a CDS encoding IS30 family transposase, protein MQDHYTPTGKHLTIADRRLIERWKQEGKSNREIAGLLGKAPQTINNEMKRGLVLQQVRKGKFEKLYRADRAQEVYEINRKNSRKAVSLTKKVKETIVHYIKLKWSPEMISKRKVNVPQSTIYYWMDKGYLGLTKADRLYPRKGKSPKKTASPNFMPVGKSIEERPEAITQRLEAGHYEIDTVVQTRAKAPCFLTLTDRKTRYEIIRYLPSKTAQAVNEALSSILQEYQITSITADNGAEFARLSEIFSEEKIYYAHPYCSWERGSNENHNRLIRRFLPKGKTRATRKLATQIEWWINNYPKRILNYKTPREIVFSG, encoded by the coding sequence ATGCAAGACCATTATACACCAACAGGCAAGCACTTGACAATAGCTGATCGCCGCTTGATTGAACGCTGGAAGCAAGAAGGGAAATCTAATCGTGAGATTGCAGGTCTCTTAGGCAAAGCTCCTCAAACGATAAACAACGAGATGAAACGTGGACTGGTCCTCCAACAGGTGCGTAAGGGGAAGTTTGAGAAGCTTTATAGGGCGGATAGAGCTCAGGAAGTGTATGAGATTAATCGAAAAAATAGCCGTAAAGCTGTTAGTCTCACGAAGAAAGTCAAGGAAACCATTGTCCACTACATCAAGCTGAAGTGGTCACCTGAGATGATTTCAAAACGTAAAGTCAACGTCCCACAATCCACCATATACTACTGGATGGACAAGGGGTACCTGGGGCTGACTAAGGCAGATAGGCTGTATCCAAGAAAAGGCAAATCCCCTAAGAAAACAGCCAGTCCTAATTTCATGCCTGTTGGAAAGTCGATTGAGGAGCGGCCTGAAGCGATCACTCAACGACTGGAGGCTGGGCATTATGAGATTGATACGGTTGTTCAGACACGGGCTAAAGCGCCTTGCTTTCTGACATTAACAGATCGAAAAACCAGGTATGAAATCATTCGTTACTTGCCCAGTAAGACAGCACAAGCCGTTAACGAAGCCTTGTCGAGCATTTTACAGGAATATCAGATCACGTCAATCACAGCTGATAATGGGGCAGAATTTGCTAGACTAAGCGAGATTTTTAGTGAAGAGAAGATCTACTATGCTCACCCTTATTGCTCTTGGGAAAGAGGCTCTAATGAGAATCACAACCGTCTTATTCGACGTTTCCTACCCAAGGGAAAAACAAGAGCGACCAGAAAACTGGCCACTCAGATTGAATGGTGGATAAACAATTATCCCAAACGAATATTAAACTACAAGACACCTAGAGAAATTGTATTCAGTGGCTAA
- a CDS encoding S-ribosylhomocysteine lyase produces the protein MKEDVVVESFELDHTAVKAPYVRHISEETGPKGDVISNFDIRFVQPNENAIPTAGLHTIEHLLAKLIRQRIDGMIDCSPFGCRTGFHLIMWGRHSSTDIAKVIKASLEEIAQTIAWEDVPGTTIESCGNYRDHSLFSAKEWAKLILEAGISDDPFERRLV, from the coding sequence ATGAAAGAAGATGTTGTTGTTGAAAGTTTTGAGCTTGACCATACGGCCGTCAAAGCTCCATATGTCCGCCATATTTCTGAGGAAACTGGGCCTAAAGGTGATGTGATCAGCAATTTTGATATCCGCTTTGTTCAGCCCAATGAAAATGCCATACCAACGGCCGGTTTACACACTATTGAGCATCTCTTGGCTAAACTTATCCGTCAAAGAATAGATGGAATGATTGACTGTTCGCCTTTTGGCTGCAGAACAGGCTTTCATCTTATCATGTGGGGGAGACATTCCAGTACAGATATTGCTAAGGTCATTAAAGCCAGCTTAGAAGAAATAGCACAAACAATAGCATGGGAGGATGTACCGGGAACCACCATCGAATCTTGCGGCAATTATAGAGATCATAGTCTTTTTTCAGCTAAAGAGTGGGCAAAATTAATTTTGGAAGCAGGCATTTCAGATGACCCATTTGAGCGTCGCCTTGTCTAA
- a CDS encoding ribonuclease Y, translated as MLNLILALVCALIGLIAGYALISVRLKSAKEAAELTLLNAEQDAVNMRSQAEVEADHIRQTAERESKAHKKELLLEAKEEARKYREEIEKEFKSERQELKQMETRLTERASSLDRKDENLSGKERLLDSREQSLTDKSRNIDEREEQVAALEVKKNEELEKVAELDQEEARTIILAETEKKLSHDIASRIKEAEREIKDRTDKTAKNILAQAMQRMAGDYVTEQTITSVHLPDDNMKGRIIGREGRNIRTLESLTGIDVIIDDTPEVVVLSGFDPIRREIARMTLEALIQDGRIHPARIEELVEKNRLEMDNRIREYGEAAAYEIGAPNLHPDLIKIMGRLQFRTSYGQNVLRHSVEVGKLAGILAGELGENVDLARRAGFLHDMGKALDREVEGSHVEIGTEFARKYKEHPVVINTIASHHGDVEAKSVIAVLVAAADALSSARPGARNESMENYIKRLRDLEEIATSFDGVQNSYALQAGREIRIMVQPEKISDDQVVLLSHKVRKKIENNLDYPGNIKVTVIREMRAIDYAK; from the coding sequence ATGTTAAATCTTATTTTAGCACTTGTTTGTGCCCTCATTGGTTTAATTGCTGGTTATGCGCTGATTTCTGTCAGATTGAAGTCTGCGAAAGAAGCTGCTGAACTAACTCTTTTGAATGCAGAACAGGATGCTGTAAATATGCGCAGTCAGGCTGAAGTAGAAGCTGACCATATTCGTCAAACAGCAGAGCGTGAAAGTAAGGCTCACAAAAAAGAATTACTTTTAGAAGCAAAGGAAGAGGCTAGAAAATATCGAGAAGAAATTGAAAAAGAATTTAAGTCTGAAAGACAAGAGCTCAAGCAAATGGAGACACGCCTGACAGAGCGTGCTTCCTCTCTTGACCGTAAAGATGAAAATTTATCCGGTAAAGAAAGACTGCTGGATAGTAGAGAACAAAGTCTAACCGATAAATCTAGGAATATTGATGAGCGCGAAGAACAAGTTGCTGCCCTGGAAGTGAAAAAAAACGAGGAACTTGAAAAAGTTGCCGAGCTTGACCAAGAAGAAGCTCGTACAATAATTCTGGCAGAAACAGAAAAGAAATTATCACATGATATTGCTAGTCGAATTAAGGAAGCGGAGCGAGAAATTAAGGATCGCACTGATAAAACGGCCAAGAATATTTTGGCTCAAGCCATGCAGCGTATGGCAGGCGATTATGTGACAGAACAGACGATTACCAGTGTACATTTGCCTGATGATAATATGAAGGGCCGAATCATCGGCCGTGAGGGCCGTAATATCAGGACACTTGAGAGTTTGACTGGTATCGATGTCATCATTGATGATACTCCTGAAGTGGTTGTGCTGTCAGGTTTTGATCCTATTCGTCGCGAAATTGCACGGATGACTCTTGAAGCGCTTATTCAGGACGGTCGGATTCACCCAGCTCGTATTGAAGAATTAGTCGAAAAAAACCGTCTGGAAATGGATAATCGGATTCGTGAGTATGGTGAAGCGGCAGCTTATGAAATTGGAGCTCCTAACCTCCATCCTGACCTAATTAAGATTATGGGACGGCTGCAATTTCGTACGTCATATGGGCAGAATGTTCTGCGGCATTCTGTTGAAGTAGGGAAATTAGCTGGTATTTTAGCTGGTGAACTGGGTGAAAATGTTGATCTTGCCCGTCGGGCTGGTTTTTTGCACGATATGGGGAAAGCCCTTGATCGTGAGGTTGAAGGCAGCCATGTTGAGATTGGAACAGAATTTGCCCGTAAATATAAGGAACATCCAGTTGTTATTAACACTATAGCCAGCCACCATGGGGATGTGGAAGCGAAGAGTGTAATTGCTGTTCTTGTTGCTGCTGCGGATGCTCTCAGTTCTGCCCGTCCCGGTGCCCGCAATGAATCTATGGAAAACTATATTAAGCGGCTACGGGATTTGGAAGAGATTGCAACAAGTTTTGACGGTGTGCAAAATAGCTACGCTTTGCAAGCCGGCCGTGAAATCCGAATTATGGTTCAGCCTGAAAAAATCTCAGATGATCAGGTAGTACTTTTATCACATAAAGTCCGCAAGAAAATTGAAAATAATTTGGACTATCCTGGAAATATCAAAGTCACTGTTATCCGTGAAATGCGGGCAATTGATTATGCTAAATAA